A single region of the Branchiostoma lanceolatum isolate klBraLanc5 chromosome 1, klBraLanc5.hap2, whole genome shotgun sequence genome encodes:
- the LOC136424076 gene encoding replication factor C subunit 5-like produces MSSGGEHRNLPWVEKYRPKEMTELISHQDIICTIQRFLDEDRLPHLLFYGPPGTGKTSTILACARRLYADREFNSMVLELNASDDRGIGIVRGPVLQFASTRTIFKRGFKLVILDEADAMTGDAQNALRRVMEKFTENTRFCLICNYLSKIIPAIQSRCTRFRFGPLGVEQMLPRLEYVIEQEKVEVTDDGKKAILQLANGDMRRVLNILQSTSMAHDVVDEDNVYLVTGQPLRSDIANIVNWMLNENFTTAYNNIFQLKVLKGLALQDILTEVHLFVHRIDFPMAVKMVLLEKMADVEYRLAAGTNEKLQLSSVIAAFQVVRNVAAQA; encoded by the exons ATGTCGAGCGGAGGGGAACATCGAAACCTGCCATG GGTGGAGAAGTACCGCCCAAAGGAAATGACAGAGCTGATCTCACACCAGGATATCATCTGCACAA TCCAGCGGTTCCTTGACGAGGATCGGTTGCCGCACCTGCTGTTCTACGGGCCGCCCGGGACCGGGAAGACGTCGACCATCCTGGCCTGCGCGCGCCGCCTGTACGCAGACCGCGAGTTCAACTCCATGGTGCTCGAG CTGAACGCCTCGGACGACCGTGGCATTGGGATCGTGAGGGGACCAGTCCTGCAGTTTGCCAGCACAAGGACCATCTTCAA ACGTGGGTTCAAGTTGGTGATTCTGGATGAAGCAGACGCCATGACAGGCGACGCACAAAACGCCCTCCGTAGAG TTATGGAGAAGTTCACAGAGAACACGAGGTTCTGTCTGATCTGTAACTACCTGTCTAAGATCATCCCGGCTATCCAGTCCAGGTGTACTAGGTTCAG GTTCGGACCGCTGGGTGTTGAGCAGATGTTGCCACGTCTGGAATACGTCATCGAGCAGGAAAA AGTGGAGGTAACAGACGACGGGAAGAAAGCGATCCTCCAGCTGGCCAACGGAGACATGAGGAGAGTCCTGAACATCCTTCAG AGCACATCGATGGCGCACGACGTGGTGGACGAGGACAACGTTTACCTGGTTACGGGACAACCGCTCCGCTCTGACATCGCTAACATCGTTAACTGGATGCTTAACGAGAACTTCACCACAGCCTATAACA ACATTTTCCAGCTGAAGGTCCTGAAAGGTCTGGCACTGCAGGACATCCTGACGGAGGTGCACCTGTTTGTGCACAGAA TTGATTTCCCCATGGCAGTGAAGATGGTCCTGTTGGAGAAGATGGCAGACGTGGA